The Gracilimonas sediminicola sequence TAAGAGCGTACCGCTGGAAATGCTGGGGTGGAGAAAGGCCACTCAAACCGGGCTTAGCATTATCGCTTTTGGAGGAATCGGACGAACGTGGGTGCAGCAGGAGCAGGTGGATGAATTCAATACCCGTTACGGATTCCCTCCGGTTACTACCGACGACTGGCACATGGAAGCAGGACTTTCCCTGAGTAATATATTTAATCTCTTCCGCGCCGATGTTGCCTATCGTATTGACAACCCTGGAGTGTATGTGGGCATAAGCGTTGCAAGGTTCTTCTAATACAAGTTTTGGTTTTTGTTTTCAGTGGGTTGTCTGATTTCAAGAACCTCCAAGCTTCCGGAGGACCTTGGAGCGTTCGCTGGCTTGATAGAAGCTTACATCAATCTAACCCCTTACCCGCAACGCTTCCAGGACCTGCGGACGCTGAAAGGTTGCTCCCGGAGCTATTTGTGTAAAAATCACCCCAATAAAAAAAGGCTCGCTGCATAAGCAACGAGCCTTAAATTTGTTGTCTGAAAATCAGCTCAGATTACATTCCCGGCTGGTATTTCAGGGTGCTGACAGGATGTGATTCTGCACGTCGGTTTCTTTCGCAACCGGGTGTGTTGGCATCCATTTCAGCTTCGGTACACTCAACAGGAGCTTTTCCTAAACCACGAGATTCGATGCGGTCTTCAGAAATGCCGTTTTCTGTGTAGAAGTCTACAACAGAAGTTGCACGTCGAAGGCTGAGTCGTAAGTTATACTGATCGCCACCCACGTGGTCAGTGTAAGCGTCAACGCGTACACGGAAGGCAGGAGCGTCTTTAAGAACTTCAACATTATCCATCAGTGCTTCAGCTGCATCAGCTCGGATGTTAGAGCGGTCAAAGTCGAAGTTGATAGTAGTGAAAGAATCTTCAGTCAGGTAAACAGGGTCGCTGTCGTCGGTAGGGTTGGTACCCATATCGATTTCCTGCATGTCAGTAAATCCGTCGCCGTCAGAATCTGCGTTGTTAGGATTCGTGCCATGAGTCATTACTTCATCATAGTCATTGAGTCCGTCACCGTCAGAGTCGGCATTGTTAGGATCTGTTTCGTGCTCGTTGATTTCATCGCCATCGCTGAGCCCGTCGCCGTCAGAATCTGTACTGTTAGGATCGGTGTTATAAGAGTTAACTTCGTCACCGTCACTCAGGCCATCGCCGTCAGTGTCAGAGTTCAGAGGGTCTGTTTCGTAAGTGTTGATTTCGTCCGCATCAGTAAGTCCGTCGCCATCAGAATCTGCTGAATTAGAATCAGTACCTAATTCTGCTTCTTCGGCATCGGTAAGTCCGTCGCCGTCAGTGTCTACTGGTTCCTGGACAACTGGTTCGTCAGAACCACAGCCATACTGTACTACGGTACCACCTACTAAGAAAAGTGTGAGAACGAGAAGATGGATAGTTCGCTTCATATTAAGATTTCTCCAATTCAATTAATTATTAGGGTTATAATATACACTATTTTGAATGAAAATAATGATACTGGGGTGTGTATCAAAAGAAAAATTAGCTAAAAAAAGTTAGCATAAGTTTCATACTACCGGTATCTTTGATATTCGTTTGGGGCTATAGCTCAGCTGGCTAGAGCGTCGCGCTGGCAGCGCGAAGGTCCGGGGTTCGAATCCCCGTAGCTCCACATAAGCCTTTTTCGCTTTGGAAAAGGCTTTTTTTATGCAACTCAGTAAATTATTTGGGTTTTTAATCAGCAGGTTCATAAATATTAGAGTTAACCGGATCGCTTGTTTGTATGCTGCTTATACTTTAAAATGAGCATGATTTATAAAAACGGGAGTTACAATGAAAATGAACAAGAGATCATTAAAAATTTGTCTTGCACTTTTTGTACTTGCACTCATAGGTGTTGTTCCCAATAAATTTGCATCCGCACAGGACATCACCTTAAATGTTGAGCCGGGTCCAATTCTGGATAATGCCCAAACACTAAGCCTTACCGGTTTAGGTATTGATACCGAAGGTCAGGGGCCGGTGTTGATATCTGCTACCATGGAAAATCTCTCCGATGAAACCATAGACAATCTGTATTTTGAACTGATTGTATCGGCCGGCAAAATAGGGAACATCGTTGAAGTAACTCAAAATGCCTCCCGTCCGTTTTCCCTGAAGCCATTTCAGTCGGTTTACTTCACTAATAATGATTTAGCGAACGAACGCATTCCCGGCATTGACCAAACTTTTTCTTTCACGGGCGGACTAACAACAGAAGGGGAAGATTTTCTGAGTGATTTATCCGGCTCTACTACGCTACCACGTGATACATATACGCTGGAACTGATTTTGTTCAGAGTAACAGATGCGCAGGGAAGACAGAACCTGGCCAGGGATATAGCCGAAATTGGCGGGGGCAGTATGACCGCAGCTTCTTTTGAAGAAGGAAACATCTACCTGAAAACACCGGGCGATGTGGTGGGGACGGAAAGCGAAATCACCAATCCTTTTCCTCAATTCAGCTGGGAAGGAGAGAATAATGTTTCTTACCGGCTGCTGGTGGTAGAGCAACGCGGGCAGGATAGCCCCGAGTCGTTGCTTGCCAGTGCCAAAAGTTCGGCTCCGGTAGGAAATGGCGGCTCACTGCTTTCCTTTGAAAATCTGGATGTAATCGTACAGGCCAATTCTTTTCAGTTTCCTTCATCGGGCGTGCAGCCATTAGAGAAAGGTAAAACCTATTACTGGCAGGTTGTAACCACGGTGCAATCCAGTGGTGACACCGAGGAAGTATCATCAGAAATATGGAGTTTTGTATTGAAAGATGCCGGCCAAGCTACAGCAACAGCGCCTATTTCCGCAGAAGTACGACGCGCAATTGAGCGATTAATCGGGCAGGATGCGTATCAAAGGTTGAAAGACAGAGGGTTTACCCTGGAATCGATACAGTACGACGGACAGGAATTTACCGGTCCGGCCGCCTCATTAAAACTGGAAGAGTTGCTCCAGAAAATAAGAGATGAAGAAATTATCGTGGAAGGAAACTGAGGGATCACATGAGTATCATTAAAAAGAAATTGTATGCTTTTATCGTACTGCTTGTTGTAGCAGGGTTTGCACTGCCGGAAATTGTCCGGGCTCAATCGGAACGACCAATTGCAATTGTAAAACGGTTCAAACCTGATGTTACACTTAAAAACCTTGAAGTTGATAAGTACATTGAGCTTAACCTCGAAGAGAACAAAGGTGAGAGACTGTTTAACGGTGATTCTCTCATTACGGATGAAGAAGGTTTTGCCCTGGTCGTATTTATGGATGCCAGCGTGGCTAAGGTGAAACCCAGTTCATTGTTGATTCTGAACGGTTCCGTAGCCACGGCTTCGAAGGCCATGAATACCCGGATTAATTTGAAGAACGGGGAAATATTCTTGAATGTGGAACCACAGGGAGGCAATGATTTTGAAGTGGCCACCAGCCGCTCGCTCGCTTCGGTTCAGGGAACTGATTTCGGTAGCCGTTTTGATGGTTTTGTATGGGTGGAAGAAGGGCAAGTTGATGTGACAGCTCTTAATTCCGGCCAAACGGTATCTTTGTTTGAGCAAATGTATGCCCAGGTAGATGAGCAGGGCAACAGTGTTGAGTCGGGTACACTGACACCGGAAGAATTGAATGACCTGGGAGAAGGGTACGATGAAATGGAGAACGATCTCGTTCAAAAAGAAATCATCCTCAGGTTCAGAGACCAAAACGGACAGCTTCGGGAAGTAAGAATCGATGTGTTTGAGGAAAGTGATAATTAAATAGATTCGTGCGTAGGTTTCGGATAGTTTAAGATTAATAAATACATATACAGTGATTGGGGTAGTAAAAAAAGGACTAATGCTATTGCTGTTTTTAACAGCATCAGGGGACGTGTGGGCACAATTCACCATTCAGCACCAGGCGCCGGTAGCCCTTGAAAGAAATGAACAGAATAGGCTGGAGTTTCGGGTTCCCGGGATTTCGGAAGCTGATTTTCAACAGGTAAATCTATTTTATAGGTATGATGGTGATTTTGGGTATCAGCAGCAGGAAGTGGAGTACAGAAACGGGGTTTTTCAGGCCTTGTTCACTGTCCAAAATTCCAATGCCAGTTCACTGGAATACTATTTTGAGCTGACACTTAATTCCGGAGAGCAACTTTACTATCCCAACAACCTGCCGTCAGAAAACCCGGTTGAGGTAGAAATTGTTGAAAGCCTGGAGGAGCAAAAGCCAAAGCTGGAAGGGGTCGATTATACGATTCTTTCTCCCCGGCCGGGTAATGGTGTTACAAGAGATGATGTAGTAATAGCCATCGCCCTTTTTTATGAGAAGTCGGACCTGGAGCCCGGAGAATTTCAGTTGCTGATAGACGGGCAAGACGAAACCTCAGAAGCTGACACCTCCGCATATTATATATCCTATGTACCGGATGATTTATCGCCCGGTCCGCATACCATATCTCTTGAATATAAAACGGAAGATCAGAGCTATTCAGTTACCGACTGGAGGTTTGCAGTGGTTGCACCGGGGCAGGCTTCCTTTCGGGGATTTGGCCCGAGCCGTGTTCCGCAAGGGCAGGTTGAGCTGACGGCCAGAAATCAGGTGATAGCCGGTGATATAAATAATGCCTACACCGGAAGGACAAGCATTTCCGGCGCGTATGGAAAATTCCGGTATTCGGTAAATGGGTACCTGACTTCGCAGGAATCGGTGCGACTTCAACCCCAAAACCGATATGGTATTGATTTAGCCTATGGGGACTGGTGGGACTTTGAAGCCGGGCATGTATATCCGGTATTGAGTCAGTTTACAATTTCTGGCCGGCGGGTTCATGGGCTGAATACATCACTGCATTTACTGAATGATAAACTGAATCTGCAATTTATCTACGGGGAACTGGATCGGGAAATCACCAATCAGTACGACAGTCTTATTGTTGAAGAGGTAACCATAGGGGCTGATTCTGTGGTTGACCGTAATTATTTGCTGACCTATCAGGATGGTGGAAGAGGAACGTTTCAGCGAAGGGTTATGGGGGGAAGAATAGGAATTGGAAACGAAGAAAAGTTCCAGCTTGGCTTCCACCTGTTGAAGGCACAGGATGACACCACATCCATATTTAATGTGCGGGATTATATGGATCTTGTAAACTCAAATGTGATTCTGAACAGCAATCTCGATCAGCCTGCAAGGGATACACTGCTGGCTAACCCTGATCGGCTGGATGTACGAGGTGGAAATATCAAACCTCGCGATAACCTTGTGGCCGGTACTGATTTAAAGTTGGGCTTCAATAACAACCGAATTCGGTTTGAGTCGGAAGCGGTGATCAGCGCACTGAATAACAATATTTATGACGGTCCGCTTACCGTGGAACGAGCGGAGGAATTAGGTTTTGATGTTGACCAGGGTATGGCAGATTTACTGGAACAGTTGTCCTGGCTTATCATCGTCAATGAGAATATGAACACGCTGCCCTTCAGAATTTCCGAAGATGAAAACGGGGATATTTCAGGAGATGCTTTTTTCCCGACCAGTATTTTAGCGGGTAACAGCGAGCTTTCATTCCGGTATCCCAATAACAATTTCAGAGCGCAATACCGCTGGATTGGTCCCGGTTTTAATTCCCTGGCTAATTCCACCATCCGAAAAGATGTGGCGGGGTTCACCCTCACCGACCGGATGAACTTTTTGGCTAACCGCTTGTACCTGACGCTGGGATATGAAAACCTGAACGATAACGTGAGTGGCACCCGCGATGCCACCACCAATACCATCACCTATCGAACCAATGTAAGCTGGTACCCGGTTGACCGTAAACTGCCGAGGGTTAGTGCCGGCGTACGGTATAGAACACGAGACAATGGCATTGAACGCCAGAATTTCTTACTCCCCGATGATTTAGTGAAAGCAGCTGTGCAAAATATCCGTCAGGAAACCAGAACCATTAACGGGCAGGATACCCTGATCACCCTGGTTACTCCAACCCCGCGATCAAATTATACCGTGAATATCAATACGTCGGTGACGCAGCAGTTTAACTGGATGAATGCCCGAAATGATGTATCTCTAAGCTTTTCGAACCTCAAAACCACGGACGAAGTATTTGCCTACGGAGATGTATTAAGTACGTCCTTTTCGTTGAGCCTTAATTCCCGCTTTTCTGAATTGCCGCTGGAAACACAGTTTGGCATCACCACTAACAGTACGGAAGCAGGCAGTGGCCAAAATGATATAAATATATTCGGAATTTATACCTCCGGTAACTACCGGCTGATGGAAGACAATCTGATTTTGAACGGCCGGCTGGCCATCACTCAGAATAAAACAGCATCACGAATGATTGAAATTCGGGATGATCCTAATTCCGAAGTCCTCAACGACAATCCGCGAGACAACTATTTTGTGCTGAGTGATGAGGTTACCAAGAACACCTATTCTACATTTGTTTTACAGGCTGGAGCACGCTATAATTTCAATGAGTATCATGCTTTGGTTTTTGATGCCAATCTTACCAATGTAAGCGGCCAAAACCGGGCAAACGATCGCATTGTTCAGCTCAGATATGTATTCAGCTTTTAACTAAATGGCCCCCAAGAAGAAAAGACTTACTTCCGTTGCTCTTATTGCCATTGCTGCGTTTGTTGTGTCTTTTGTGCTCATGCTGATCAGGCCTATTCAGGTAACAGAGCTCAAGTATTATGATCAGCTTTTTGAGTGGCGCGGCCCTCTGGATGTATCGGACTCTCCCATCGTTTTGGTAGCTATTAGTCAGAAAGCCGATGAGGATATCCCCCAGAAATTTCCCTGGCCTACCAACCTTCATGCCCGGCTGGTTGAGAACCTGAACCGTGCCGGAGCCAAAGTGATCGCCTTTGATGTGGTATTTAATAATCGGGACCTATACGAATATAAAAATGATACCACCTTTGCGGAGGCTATCAAAAAGCATGGCAATGTGATTCTGGCCGGCGACCTTCAGCGAACGGTTTCTCAGTATTCGAATGAAATATCCACCTTATTCCCAACACCGGTGCTGCGTGTCAACAACCCAAACCGGGTAGCGCTGGTGAAAGTGCATCCGGACATAGACGGCGCTATCCGTTCTTATCGCTTCGGGCAAGAGCACCAGGAACAAGACTATTACCGGTTGGGACTTGAAGCACTGAGGTTGTACCACGAAATTCCCTATGAAGAAATTGACCCCATCGGGCCAAACCCTGGCAGCGATTACTTTACACTTGGTCCTTACGAAATTCTGAAAGACCGGCCGAACTCTTTTCTCATCAATTACTATGGGCCGGAAAGTACCTTCCCGGAAGTGTCATATGAAGAAGTGATTGACGATTCGGGCTACACTACTGTATTTGAATCGGAGTTAGGTGGGGTGAATACCTTTGATGATCCCGATATCGGTCATTTGGCAAAAGGTACTTTTGAAGATAAGATTGTGATTGTTGGCGCCACCATGCCCTTATTGAAAGATTTCTATACCACTCCTTTTGCAAACGAAGGCAACAATCCGCGGCCGGGATACCAGGTTCATGCCAACGCTATTCAAACCGTTTTAGATGGCAACTATATCGAGCGGTTTCGAGGATGGTACACGCTGCTAATTATGTTTTTTCTGTGCCTTGGAATTACTTCTGTGAACAGGGTTGTGGGAGCTTCCTGGGGCATTACGGCTTCGGTGGTTTTGGCGGCCGGTTATTTTGGGATTACGTACTGGGCATTTATGAGCCACAATGTGTTGATGATGATCACCGGTCCGCTGATTGCCATCATTATAACCCAGGGCGGTATGGTAAGTTATGAGTATTACATTGAGCAGAAGGAAAAGCGGCGGATTAAAGGCATGTTTGCTTCCTATGTTTCTCCAGAGTTGGTGGACCGTATGATTGCTTCGGGTGAAGAGCCTCAGCTTGGGGGTGAAGAAACACACATGACCGCCTTTTTCAGCGATGTGGTAGCCTTCTCCACCTTTTCCGAGCAGCTGGAAGCCAAAGAGCTGGTAACCCTGATTAATGAGTACCTGAGCACTATGACAGACATCCTGAACAGTCGCGGAGGTACGCTTGATAAATATATCGGGGATGCCATTGTGGCCTTTTTTGGCTCGCCCGTCCCGATGAAAGATCATGCATACCAGGCGTGTGTGGCCTCTCAGCTCATGCAAAAAGAACTGAGTGAACTGCGTATGAAGTGGGAGAAAGAGGGATGGTCGGATTTAGTTGCGAATATGCATCAGCGTATTGGTATGAATACCGGGGTGATGGTAACCGGAAATATGGGGTCGTCCCGGCGCTTTAATTATACCATGATGGGAGATAACGTAAACCTTGCTGCCCGTTGCGAAAGCGGGGCCAAGCAATACGGAGTGTACACCATGGTAACGGAATCGACCAAAAAAGAAGCCGAAGAGTACGGGGATGATTGCCTGTTCCGCCTGCTGGATAACATTGTAGTGAAGGGGAGAACTAAACCGGTGAAAGTGTATGAAATTGCCGGCTTACGCGCTGATGCCGGTCAGGAGCAGCACGATTGTATAGGGTTGTATGAACAAGGATTGGAGTACTACTTTAATCAGGAATGGGATGAAGCAATAGAGAAGTTCAAAGAGTCCCAACCGCTGGAGCGCTATGAGAGAAATCCGTCGGGGATATTTATTCGGCGTTGCGAATTGATGAAGGAAGAATCGCCGGGCGATGACTGGAATGGCGTGTTTATTATGAAGAGAAAATAGACAAGCAAAAAATGCGGAGAGGGAGGGATTCGAACCCTCGATACCTCGTTAGAGGTATACTCCCTTAGCAGGGGAGCGCTTTCAGCCACTCAGCCACCTCTCCGTTTTTGAAGGGCAACAAATATAGCGACCTTTCCACACTAATAGCAACCCTGATAA is a genomic window containing:
- a CDS encoding OmpA family protein — its product is MKRTIHLLVLTLFLVGGTVVQYGCGSDEPVVQEPVDTDGDGLTDAEEAELGTDSNSADSDGDGLTDADEINTYETDPLNSDTDGDGLSDGDEVNSYNTDPNSTDSDGDGLSDGDEINEHETDPNNADSDGDGLNDYDEVMTHGTNPNNADSDGDGFTDMQEIDMGTNPTDDSDPVYLTEDSFTTINFDFDRSNIRADAAEALMDNVEVLKDAPAFRVRVDAYTDHVGGDQYNLRLSLRRATSVVDFYTENGISEDRIESRGLGKAPVECTEAEMDANTPGCERNRRAESHPVSTLKYQPGM
- a CDS encoding FecR family protein; protein product: MSIIKKKLYAFIVLLVVAGFALPEIVRAQSERPIAIVKRFKPDVTLKNLEVDKYIELNLEENKGERLFNGDSLITDEEGFALVVFMDASVAKVKPSSLLILNGSVATASKAMNTRINLKNGEIFLNVEPQGGNDFEVATSRSLASVQGTDFGSRFDGFVWVEEGQVDVTALNSGQTVSLFEQMYAQVDEQGNSVESGTLTPEELNDLGEGYDEMENDLVQKEIILRFRDQNGQLREVRIDVFEESDN
- a CDS encoding CHASE2 domain-containing protein; protein product: MAPKKKRLTSVALIAIAAFVVSFVLMLIRPIQVTELKYYDQLFEWRGPLDVSDSPIVLVAISQKADEDIPQKFPWPTNLHARLVENLNRAGAKVIAFDVVFNNRDLYEYKNDTTFAEAIKKHGNVILAGDLQRTVSQYSNEISTLFPTPVLRVNNPNRVALVKVHPDIDGAIRSYRFGQEHQEQDYYRLGLEALRLYHEIPYEEIDPIGPNPGSDYFTLGPYEILKDRPNSFLINYYGPESTFPEVSYEEVIDDSGYTTVFESELGGVNTFDDPDIGHLAKGTFEDKIVIVGATMPLLKDFYTTPFANEGNNPRPGYQVHANAIQTVLDGNYIERFRGWYTLLIMFFLCLGITSVNRVVGASWGITASVVLAAGYFGITYWAFMSHNVLMMITGPLIAIIITQGGMVSYEYYIEQKEKRRIKGMFASYVSPELVDRMIASGEEPQLGGEETHMTAFFSDVVAFSTFSEQLEAKELVTLINEYLSTMTDILNSRGGTLDKYIGDAIVAFFGSPVPMKDHAYQACVASQLMQKELSELRMKWEKEGWSDLVANMHQRIGMNTGVMVTGNMGSSRRFNYTMMGDNVNLAARCESGAKQYGVYTMVTESTKKEAEEYGDDCLFRLLDNIVVKGRTKPVKVYEIAGLRADAGQEQHDCIGLYEQGLEYYFNQEWDEAIEKFKESQPLERYERNPSGIFIRRCELMKEESPGDDWNGVFIMKRK